From Camelus bactrianus isolate YW-2024 breed Bactrian camel chromosome 16, ASM4877302v1, whole genome shotgun sequence, the proteins below share one genomic window:
- the LOC105071613 gene encoding lysozyme-like protein 6 yields the protein MPGLLLVSLASCLLAIKQASPISRCDLAKVLHEEDLDGFEGYSLSDWLCLAFTESAFNITKVDENTDGSFDYGIFQINSHYWCNDYQSHTENICHVDCQELLSPNLLSIINCAKKIVSRAGGMKNWVKWRLHCEGRPLSYWMTGCHLG from the exons ATGCCCGGCCTGCTGCTCGTCTCCTTGGCCAGCTGCCTGCTGGCCATAAAGCAGGCCAGCCCCATCAGCCGTTGTGACTTGGCCAAGGTGCTGCATGAGGAGGACTTGGATGGGTTTGAGGGCTACTCCCTGAGTGACT GGCTGTGCCTGGCTTTCACGGAAAGTGCCTTCAACATAACAAAGGTAGATGAAAATACCGATGGCAGCTTTGACTACGGCATCTTCCAGATCAACAGTCACTACTGGTGCAACGATTACCAGAGTCACACGGAAAACATTTGCCACGTGGACTGTCAAG aACTGCTGAGCCCCAACCTTCTCTCAATCATCAACTGTGCTAAAAAGATTGTGTCCAGAGCAGGGGGCATGAAGAACTG GGTAAAATGGAGGCTGCACTGTGAGGGCCGGCCACTCTCCTACTGGATGACAGGATGCCACCTGGGATGA
- the LOC105080134 gene encoding LOW QUALITY PROTEIN: 7-methylguanosine phosphate-specific 5'-nucleotidase (The sequence of the model RefSeq protein was modified relative to this genomic sequence to represent the inferred CDS: inserted 1 base in 1 codon; deleted 2 bases in 1 codon), whose product MVKRLSKSPWNGYKMFFNTLFQNSIPLFIFSTGIGDIVEEIIQQMKVFHPSIHIVANCMELDENGFLGVFKGQLMHTYKNSPVCENSSYFQQLQGKSNILLLGDSMEDCTMADGFXENILKTGFLNDQGSSGPASPSVPVNSLLNAFCVLDTV is encoded by the exons ATGGTAAAAAGACTTTCCAAGTCCCCATG GAATGGGTACAAGATGTTCTTCAACACCCTCTTCCAGAACAGCATTCCGCTCTTCATCTTCTCCACGGGCATTGGAGATATCGTGGAAGAAATTATCCAGCAGATG AAAGTGTTTCACCCCAGCATCCACATTGTGGCTAACTGCATGGAGCTTGATGAAAAC GGTTTCCTAGGGGTATTCAAGGGCCAGCTCATGCACACATACAAGAACAGCCCTGTGTGCGAGAACTCCAGCTACTTCCAGCAGCTGCAGGGCAAAAGCAACATCCTCCTGCTGGGAGACTCCATGGAGGACTGCACTATGGCTGACGGGT CTGAGAACATTCTCAAGACTGGCTTCCTAAATGACCAGGGCTCTTCAGGGCCGGCTTCTCCATCAGTTCCTGTTAATAGCTTATTGAACGCCTTCTGTGTGCTGGACACTGTGTGA
- the LOC105071490 gene encoding LOW QUALITY PROTEIN: RAD52 motif-containing protein 1-like (The sequence of the model RefSeq protein was modified relative to this genomic sequence to represent the inferred CDS: inserted 1 base in 1 codon) — protein MAEMVPFAVPTESDKTLLVWELSSGPTTQALQHSLFTVFSQFGLTYSVGASPNVAVACPGFYAIIEFYSARDARRAQKACDQKQLFQNSPVKVRLGTRHKMFQPNALALSSSRCQELANYYFGFNGWSKRIIKLQDLSDLEERENEGIVAPHQKQSLKFCALEVMLTSYEARSPGAGIAEEPLDKLEEGPLSLLMKRKITQKLAIXKAMTDAFQKLLIVVLACRCRPPCPTSHRECSIQLFFLDRLLIQTGLKMESCPQGHIEVWLSHIKRGMTS, from the exons ATGGCAGAGATGGTACCTTTTGCGGTTCCCACCGAGAGCGACAAGACCTTGCTGGTGTGGGAGCTGAGCTCTGGACCCACCACCCAGGCCTTGCAA CATTCTCTGTTCACAGTCTTCTCCCAGTTTGGACTTACGTATTCGGTCGGAGCCTCCCCAAATGTGGCGGTGGCCTGTCCTGGTTTCTATGCCATCATCGAGTTTTATTCAGCAAGGGATGCCCGCAGAGCCCAAAAGGCATGCGACCAGAAGCAGCTTTTCCAGAACTCTCCAGTGAAG GTTCGTCTGGGCACCAGACATAAGATGTTTCAACCTAATGCCCTTGCCCTAAGCAGCTCCAGATGCCAAGAATTGGCCAATTACTACTTTGGATTCAATGGATGGTCAAAAAGGATCATAAAG CTTCAGGATCTTTCTGACCttgaagaaagggaaaatgaaggTATTGTGGCACCACATCAGAAGCAAAGCCTGAAGTTCTGTGCTTTAGAGGTGATGTTAACATCCTATGAAGCCAGGAGTCCTGGAGCTGGCATCGCCGAGGAACCCTTGGACAAGCTGGAGGAAG GGCCATTATCATTacttatgaaaaggaaaataacccAGAAGCTTGCTA CAAAGGCTATGACAGATGCATTCCAGAAACTGCTGATTGTGGTTTTAG CGTGCAGATGCAGACCGCCTTGTCCCACTTCACACAGAGAGTGCTCCATCCAGCTCTTCTTTCTCGATCGCTTGCTTATACAG ACAGGGCTAAAGATGGAGAGCTGCCCGCAGGGCCATATCGAGGTGTGGCTGTCTCACATCAAGAGGGGAATGACAAGCTAA
- the LOC141573557 gene encoding 7-methylguanosine phosphate-specific 5'-nucleotidase-like — translation MKATVLMRQPGLVQEIVGALRRGGGDRLQVPPGARWGRPGGVGGWLGRLLLSLCWGKPDVDYWLFSSFWMSQLKALLHHYYPVEIDPHWTIKENLPHMVEWWTKVHALLWQQKVQGFQRAPVVRVRCNTQVSCLLWKTFLPYCLEWVCSQKRRLGRSGVEFVAGRVRRDMAP, via the exons ATGAAGGCAACGGTCCTGATGCGGCAGCCCGGGCTGGTGCAGGAGATTGTGGGCGCCCTCCGCAGGGGCGGGGGAGACCGCTTACAAGTACCGCCGGGGGCAAGGTGGGGGCGGCcgggtggggttgggggatggCTGGGGAGGCTCTTAT TAAGCCTCTGCTGGGGAAAACCTGATGTGGACTACTggcttttctcttcattttggaTGTCGCAGCTCAAAGCACTCCTTCACCACTATTACCCAGTTGAGATTGACCCACACTGGACCATCAAAGAGAATTTGCCCCACATGGTGGAAT GGTGGACCAAAGTGCATGCTCTCCTATGGCAGCAGAAGGTCCAGGGCTTTCAGAGAGCCCCGGTGGTGAGAGTCCGATGCAACACTCAGGTGAGCTGCCTGCTCTGGAAAACATTTCTGCCATACTGTTTGGAATGGGTTTGCTCACAGAAGAGAAGGCTGGGAaggagtggagtggagtttgttgcTGGAAGAGTCAGAAGAGACATGGCACCGTGA